The window AGATACAAAATACAACACTAAGAGATTgaattaagtaaataaaattcatctttaaataGATTGAACCATTGTCAACATCTTGGATATACAACTGGGAAATGTACACGGGTGCAAAcaggtcaaaaatacaaaaaaagagtaTAACTAAAAAGTACCACAGTAGTAGCTTATTTAACAGGAGATGAGCAGAGGGTTGGCACTGCTGGTTTGATGACCTGTAGATGTAACCAGgagcttctctctgctctctcctcctccatcatccccTCCGTCTCCAAGGAGATCACAAGAGGATAATCGGCGGCAGAGAGCATCAGCGACCTGTAGGACCCTGGATGGACCTGGATGGAGAAAATTGAAAAGTAGCATTAATTAATTTGAAGCAATactaaaatgtgaatatttggaTGATTTGAAAGATGTAGAACAGACCTACCATCTCCACTCCTACTGCAGACATCCAGAGTGTCCATCACAATCTTCCCCAGCGCCCTGCGGGACATGTTCTAGAGAAAACAAGGAGGACAGGCTTTTCACTTTCTGGTGTCTTATGATGAGACACATGGGTTAAAGTTGCATCAAGTGTGTGACATTGTTTGTCTGTCTACATATCTAACACAAGATGCACATGCAAAGCAACCTGCCAAACGCATGATGGGATATGCTCTCTGAACCCAACCTTCACCGTCCCTGAACGGGATAATTAAgtatataaaacacaaacatataatcAGGggtaaatatatttgtaaagcCAGGAGCTctcaaaatgatcatttaatatatattataattaagcgttttaatgaaaaatacatgtgTTCAGCGCCACAGGATCTGTAAGACTCAATTCTACATATATTTTAAGGATAAATGACTGTGACCCGGATGAGCAACAGAAAATGGATTCATGGAATAAACTGTAGATGGCGTTGAAGAGGTGggtactgtatgtgtaatgGCCGAGGTGgatgatgtgagtgtgtgtacagtctgtgtgtttgtggcgtGCCTTGTTGCGTAGCTGCAGCAGAAGTGTGAGGGCATCTGTGAGTTTCTCCTCCAGCAAAAACAGAcgtgtcttttctttctcctccagccatgcctcgtcctcctcttcctcaggccTCTGGGAGACAAGAGGAGGAACGAATGAATGTAAACAGGCTAAAACTTAAAGCGGTGGTGGAAACACTTTTCACTACTCACTTTACTGATATAAAAGTGCCAACACCAcaacagaagtttttttttttcatctgtgaaaacaggtGAATTTTTTTCCAGGCAAGTTTTTCtacatttgttattttcattgttcattttttttttttttttttacaagtgtttgtttttgtaatccTCATTTCAGACACAAGAGTGCACCACCACCCCAGTCTAAAAAGGACCTCAAGCAGACCTCTGGACTTTTTAGTGGGTAAGTCTAACTTGAAGTTATCCAGCTAAGTTAACCAGTGCATCGTTATGTTCTTCACTGGTGATACACAGTAGCATTGCTCATCTTATCCTTTGGCAATTCAGTGTTCCTATAGAAGGGAACTCTTAACTTTGCCGCTACACAGACTTGATGTCCGTTAGTTCTCCGTTGCggaagttttttcttttcttatttaatcTGACATTAGACCTCCAGCTGTTTACATGTTACCAtcatctctcgctctctcacctTTTCTTTGTCAAAGCTTCTGCCTCCCTCTTGCTGCTCTTGGTTTGGTCCCCTCCAGTCACAGCGCCCCATCCTGTCTTTAGAAGTGCTGGTGAGGTTTTTATCATGCAGGTGAgtctgagagagaagatgatggACCTTATGGTTCTGACATCTGGAGGAAGACGGAGGAGATTTAAttgtttgatttcagttttaaagaACCATAATGAGGACGTTCCTGCATTGTGAAGACATATCAGCCTTTTCTCACCATGGCAAAGTTTGAAGTGAAGGTTAgagttaggtttaggtttagggAATACACAATGTCAACGACGGTCCTCACAGCTATTGAAAGACAAACGTGTGAGTGTTGATGAGGTTTAAGCTCAGACGGTTAGATAGTGGTGCATAAACCCCTTAAGAAATTCTAATTGGTGGAAGtttgcattttctctctttaagcATGACGGTAGCTAGTTAGCAGCTATGGTATCCTATACTAAAATGTTAGCAAAGACAGCTAAAGCTATCCTCTGAAGATCCAGAGATGATCTGAGCCCAATACCATAACTTTACAAAACTACCACAAAGTAAGAATAGTTATTTAAGGTTAGAtgttggtgagtgtgtgtgtgtgtgtgtgtgtgtgtgtgtcagatgttAGCTAACCCTTTTCCGCAGCTGGGCAGTTGGCTGAAATGCTTCTTCACCTCTAGCAGGCAGCACTGTCCTTTCTCCTTCGTccccctgtcctcctcctcttcatcagagGCAGCTTTCCCCTCCACTGCCCTCTGCAGACACTCTGCATCTGCAGACAGTAGAAGCAGCTAGATGTAGTGACCTTACTGCCCGAAGGCGACTCAGTGATTAAGGATCCACACATGCAGCTATACCTGTGTGGACTGATATTGTTTAATGTGACATGactttaatgctgctgctgctgctgcattggTGGATGAATAATAAGCTTTAAAAAATCTCCCCGACAAACAAAGGGATCAAAAGCTGGAGGGAAAATGACAGTTTATTAAGAACACATGATCTCTGAACCGTAATTGCTCAGTGATTCATCAGTTTTCCAGTCacctacctgtctgtctataGGAGTCTTCTGCTCCCAATGGATACATTTGTTGACGGAACGAGTCCAAGAGGCATGTACAGCAGGATCTGAGGGTGGTAAAGGTAGAGAACATCACTGATACTGTGGACAGATGCTCCCtcatctgtatttttgtatgtggGTTATCGAACCCGGTCTGAATTTTGTTCACTGGCTTGGACCTGACTAATGAAAGCTGTCCTCTTTCCACTCTACAGCCCCACAGGAAACCACAGGTGATGGTTTAGATGCTGCGGAGTGATGCCAGGATCAGTCTACATGACACTTATGTCTTTCTATGTCACATTTAGATTATCACAGCTTTCAGTGTAACATGACGTGCACGAGTTATAAAGGGCATCAGGCAGGAGAGGCctaaaacaaatctgaaatcaggtattgctaactttgtctgtctgctgtttgctgagCAGACGGTGTACAGGAGGAGGGGCTGATGGACAGCTGCTGGAGTCTGATGAGagtgaacaaaaacagtaaaggTGTGGCTCTAAAAacgaaacaatgagctgaaagacacctGTAGCAGAGTGGAACTACAGATGTAGGTTTATCAATACAAGTGATTATTATATTCTAAATACTGATTGGTGCAACTTATATGTGCATATTTGTGGTTTATTGAGTCAGATGTTTCTTGGACAGAGCAGGTCTGAACTCTCTCTAATGCGCTGTGGGTCACTGAGGACAGCTGGAATGAGTctctgttgaaaaataaatgcagtggcATCTGTTGAAAATTAACCCCATCTAACTCTTACCTGACACTGGAATTCAGATTGAGTGATTGAGTGTAACTTAACCTGTGTAGCTTGAATGCATTAAATTTCAAATCAGCAGAGCACAGAGGCAAATGATGTGTAAatagatacacaaacacacccatgctcacaaacactcacactcacactcactcaaggacacacacacacacacagtgtttgtacCTGTACTGGTGCAGTTCAGCCTCCAGCTGGCTGATCCTGGACTGGAGCTGCGGCACGGACTGAGCCTGCTCCTGGATCAGCCGAACCCTCTGGAGCCCCATGCTCAGAGCCTCCCTGGCGTCCTCCGCCCGCTTCCTGATGGAGATCATCCAAAACCTGTTTATATGTTCTTCCATTCAGACTCCATCCAGTCATCCTTAAAAGCTCCCTGTAATAAAAAACGAACCTGATCTGTGAGTTATCCTTCCTCAGTGCAGACTCCACCCCCTGCAGCTTGCGCACCTCCTGGTACGCCCACTGCAGCTCCGTCTCCAGCCGCTGATTGAATTTGATGGCCTCCTCCAGCTGCCCGTCACGTGAGGAGCGGATCAGCTTCAGCTCCCTCAGAAGGGGGTCCCTGATGTCCTGTCTCCTCGCCGCCCTCCTCGCCCCATCCCCTCCAGCACCTCTGCGCTGTCCTTTAATTCTCTGTGTCGGTACCAGCTTTCCCTGTATGAAGGTGATGGAAGTTGTAGGTGCAGAAACAGTGGAGTCAATGCTGGAGGGAGACGGGAGGGGGCGGCCCCTCTCTCGTCGGAGTGCCACCTCCAGGGCCAGGCAGCGAGCATCGCTCCCCTGCAGCGCTGAGCGGAGGTCCTCCACCAGCTCCCTCAGAGCTGATACCTCATCTAAAGAAGAGGAtcaaacagagacagggagTCAATagttatttacacattcatttaaatgtcccatattttacacatttcctgtgttttctttttatccatAACAAGATAAATTTCTGGTTCAAAGAACCAAAAACAGtttcagtgtagtttaacatctcctgtctcaggcttctctctggagctctagtaacaacaggttggtgagccgattagaagagaggagactctgagcctctcctctgattggctgactgttttctgattggtccaataaaaatatatcagatttcaggtaaacactcagagaaaccaaatcctgcaaggttggatggtgggtaaaagtggctgagagcggtgactgctttgttgtgacatcacaaagtgacagaagtcctgaaggctcagtttctgaatacaggctgtgtgcatttctctgtggactgaggctttgatactttcacagtattaatatatcacctagacctgctttataatcaaacacatggacatctacctttatacaatagGGGACCTTTAAGATGTTACATAAAATAAGTTTATGATAAGCTTGGAGATACACGAGTTGTTTGCAGTTTCACCAAGTTTCCCCTCTAGACTTTGTGTATGGttgcatttgaaaaaagaagaataaaatcagttcattcatcatcaaaatcaatcagtcaggctttgctttttctttttcctttcctttcaatCATCTCATGTCGGCCAGATCTGTACTGGGACCTTTTGGAGGGGCTGAACAATATATACGAACTAGCTCGAGCTTGAGCAGCTACAGTACACATGATACATCAGTATTACAATGTTATATAATAGTCACAGGGGcaaagtacttttacttttgatagtGTAGGTGCATTTAGCTGATAATGTCcctgtacttttactcaagtaggAATGCAggagtgtttttacattttctgtaaatgacCTGATGGAAAAGATGGAAGAGGTGGAGAATAAATCAGCAGCAAATGTTATAGGTTgctaaagataaaaaaaaagacagaaaaggaaatgagCTGAAGTAATTGGTGGTTACAGCTACTTCCCTCTACCACACACTGCCTCGAGATAATAACTGCTCTGTAACTCCATactattatacagtatatagtttGAAAGTAACAACAGGGTTGTTAAATAATTTCCTATATACTGTAATAAGCTGAAGTGAAtgcaacaacagtaaaataaaagcacGAGGCATTTCAGTGCAACAGCACATGTAAAATAATATCATCCAGGTGCAGTACCTGTCTCACGGTCTTCTCTGGTTCGACCTTTAACAGATTTGTCCACAGGTTCACTCTGGTCCCTCGTGAGATCAAAACTCACACACTTTCTCCGCCTGACACGCGGCCACCGGAGCCGGATCTGTCTCTCGACCAGCTCCGTGTCCTCAGTAAGGGGCAAGCGCAAGGCACACTCCCCGGTGCCTCTCGCAGTGCGCACACGGAAATACCCACATAGCCGGGAGTGGAAGTCTTTAAAGGACAGCTGGCAGGgcaacacagaacacacatcCCCAaactcttcatcttcttcatccttctcttcacctccattttcttcttttcctttcctcgtCCTCTTTCCCGCTCCAGGGAGCCCTAACACAGCGCACAGCGCGGTGAAATCCTCCGCAGTCACCGTATCGTCCCGGTTGGGGTAGGCCAGGTGGTGGAAGACCTCCTGCAGGTACTGGTCTATACCGGTGGCCAGGACGATGATTTCATTCTCTGCACCGGGATTAGGGCAGTGGTGATGGGCCAGAGCGCTCCGGAGCCACTCGCTTTTACGCGCTGCTCGAGGCGAGGGCTCGATGCGCGACAGGGCCAATGCGGTGCGCTCCATGACTACACATAAAGTAAGTTTTTCTTCTAGGTGTGTCGCCAAATAAAAATCGGATTATTCGCATTCGCACCGGATAAGATTTCAAAGCTGAAACACTTTCCCGGTGTGGTTTGACGCAGCGTAATTCCCTGGAAATTTCAACCTGGATTCCTTCCCGGCGCATCAAG is drawn from Seriola aureovittata isolate HTS-2021-v1 ecotype China chromosome 2, ASM2101889v1, whole genome shotgun sequence and contains these coding sequences:
- the si:ch211-112f3.4 gene encoding EF-hand and coiled-coil domain-containing protein 1 isoform X1; this translates as MERTALALSRIEPSPRAARKSEWLRSALAHHHCPNPGAENEIIVLATGIDQYLQEVFHHLAYPNRDDTVTAEDFTALCAVLGLPGAGKRTRKGKEENGGEEKDEEDEEFGDVCSVLPCQLSFKDFHSRLCGYFRVRTARGTGECALRLPLTEDTELVERQIRLRWPRVRRRKCVSFDLTRDQSEPVDKSVKGRTREDRETDEVSALRELVEDLRSALQGSDARCLALEVALRRERGRPLPSPSSIDSTVSAPTTSITFIQGKLVPTQRIKGQRRGAGGDGARRAARRQDIRDPLLRELKLIRSSRDGQLEEAIKFNQRLETELQWAYQEVRKLQGVESALRKDNSQIRKRAEDAREALSMGLQRVRLIQEQAQSVPQLQSRISQLEAELHQYRSCCTCLLDSFRQQMYPLGAEDSYRQTDAECLQRAVEGKAASDEEEEDRGTKEKGQCCLLEVKKHFSQLPSCGKGCQNHKVHHLLSQTHLHDKNLTSTSKDRMGRCDWRGPNQEQQEGGRSFDKEKRPEEEEDEAWLEEKEKTRLFLLEEKLTDALTLLLQLRNKNMSRRALGKIVMDTLDVCSRSGDGPSRVLQVADALCRRLSSCDLLGDGGDDGGGESREKLLVTSTGHQTSSANPLLISC
- the si:ch211-112f3.4 gene encoding EF-hand and coiled-coil domain-containing protein 1 isoform X2 produces the protein MERTALALSRIEPSPRAARKSEWLRSALAHHHCPNPGAENEIIVLATGIDQYLQEVFHHLAYPNRDDTVTAEDFTALCAVLGLPGAGKRTRKGKEENGGEEKDEEDEEFGDVCSVLPCQLSFKDFHSRLCGYFRVRTARGTGECALRLPLTEDTELVERQIRLRWPRVRRRKCVSFDLTRDQSEPVDKSVKGRTREDRETDEVSALRELVEDLRSALQGSDARCLALEVALRRERGRPLPSPSSIDSTVSAPTTSITFIQGKLVPTQRIKGQRRGAGGDGARRAARRQDIRDPLLRELKLIRSSRDGQLEEAIKFNQRLETELQWAYQEVRKLQGVESALRKDNSQIRKRAEDAREALSMGLQRVRLIQEQAQSVPQLQSRISQLEAELHQYRSCCTCLLDSFRQQMYPLGAEDSYRQTDAECLQRAVEGKAASDEEEEDRGTKEKGQCCLLEVKKHFSQLPSCGKGCQNHKVHHLLSQTHLHDKNLTSTSKDRMGRCDWRGPNQEQQEGGRSFDKEKRPEEEEDEAWLEEKEKTRLFLLEEKLTDALTLLLQLRNKNMSRRALGKIVMDTLDVCSRSGDGRSIQGPTGR